GAGCGAGAAGCTATCGAGCCGCAGCCCGGCCATGGATGGCCGGGCAAGGCGTCCCCCGCGAGGGGTACCCCGCGAGGCGTGTCGAGCCTGCGGGGAAACGTCCGACTTCGGTCGGGCACATGCAAGGTGCTTGACGTATGTCGACGCAGCTCACCCCCGCCATGCGGCAGTACGTGGAGATCAAGTCCCGCTACCGGGACTGCATCCTCTTCTTCCGCATGGGCGATTTCTACGAGATGTTCTTCGAGGACGCCATCAAGGCCGCGCGGCTCCTCGACATAGCGTTGACCAGCCGGGACAGGGAATCGAACATTCCCATGTGCGGCGTCCCCTGGCACGCCCGCAACGCGTATCTTTCCAGGCTCATCCGGCAGGGATGCAAGGTGGCGATATGCGAGCAGATCGAGGAGCCCGGGGGGAAGGGGCTCTTCCGCAGGGAGGTGACGGAGGTCGTCACTCCGGGCCTCGTGTTCCACGACGAGTGCCTCGACGCCCGCGGCAACAATTTCCTCGCCGCGGTGCGGTTCGTCCCTCCGTACGCCTACGCCGCCCTCGACGCAACCACGGGGGAATTCTTCCACGAAGCGTGCGACACGGCGGAAGGCCTGGCCGACGCCCTTTTCCGGCTTTCCCCCGCGGAATCCGTTTCGCTTGAAGGGGAGGGGGATCCTGCGCAGGGCCGGTTCCGGCGGCTCCTGGAGGGGAAGCTACACTCCATGCTTTCGCCGGCCGCGGTCGAAGCGTTTTCCGCCACGGAACCGGAAGGTATGCCCGCACCGGGCCATCCCGCAAGGGGGGTCGTTCGCGCGGCGCTTTACTACCTCCACCTGCACCAGCCGGCGGCGCTTGGCGAAATAACGCGCATAGAGGAACGGGAGGGTCGCCGCTACCTTTCCATGGACGAAACGGCGGTGCGGACGCTGGAAATTTTTTCCACCATGTCGGGTGAGCGTCGGGGGAGCCTCCTGTGGGCCGTCGACCGTACCCGTACCCCGATGGGGGCGAGGCTGCTGCGCGCCTGGCTCGCCATGCCGCTGGTTGATCCCGTGAAGATCGGCGAACGGCACGATGCGGTCTCCGAACTGGCGCAATCCCACGATGTGAGACGGGAAATCGGAAATCTGCTGTCCGGGATGGCGGACCTTGCCCGCCTTGCGTCACGGCTCGCGCAGGACCGCTCCGGCCCGCGCGACATCGCCGCCCTGGCGGACGCGCTGAACCTGCTGCCCGGGGTCCGGGGGCGGCTCGCCGCGGCCGGTTCTCGCCTTCTGGTTCGGGCGCGTGAAGGCGTGGGGGACCACTCCGCCGCGGCGGGAAGAATCGGGGCGGCGCTGCGCGACGATCCGCCCGCCGCATTCCGGGAAGGGGGAATCTTCCGGGAAGGATTCGATTCCCGTGTCGACGAACTGGTTCATCTATTGACACACGGGAAAAACATGCTCGCGGAGATGGAGGAGCGGGAGCGGCAGCGGTCCGGAATCTCGAACCTGAAAATCCGGCACAACCGGATATTCGGGTATTACATCGAGATCTCGAAGGCGAATCTGGACAGGGTCCCGCCCGAGTACATCAGGCGGCAGACGCTGGTCAACGCGGAGCGGTTCGTCACGCCGGAGCTTAAAGACTTCGAAGCCAGGACGCTCAGGGCGGAAGAGGAAAGGAACGCCCGAGAGGAGGAGCTGTTTCTTGCGCTAAGGGAAGAGCTCAAAGGACATCTTCCCGGCATCGTGAAGGCCGCGGAGGCGGTCGCGGAAATAGACGTGCTGCTTTCCTTCGCCGATCTTGCGGTAGCGGAAGGGTACAGCCGCCCCGTCGTGAACGACGGACTGGACATCGTCATCGGGAACGGCAGGCATCCTGTCGTCGAGCGCATCCTGGGCCGCCACGCCTTCGTCCCGAACGATTGCCGGCTCTCCCCCGAGGGCTGCCAGATGTCGGTCATCACCGGCCCCAACATGGCGGGGAAGTCCACCTTCATCCGCCAGGTGGCGCTTATCGCGCTGCTGGCGCACGCGGGGTCATTCGTTCCGGCGGAAAATGCCGAGATCGGCGTAGTGGACCGCATATACACACGGATCGGCGCCTCCGACGACATTTCCCGCGGGGAGAGCACCTTCATGGTCGAGATGCGGGAGACCTCGCGCATACTCTCGGGCCTCACCCCGAGAACGCTGGTGGTCCTGGACGAGGTCGGACGCGGAACGAGCACATTCGACGGGTTGAGCATCGCATGGGCCGTCGCCGAACACCTGCACGATTCCCCGCACCGCCCCAAGGTGCTGTTCGCCACCCATTTCCACGAACTCACCGACATCGTCCAGACCGCTTCCCGGGCGAGGAACTTTCACGTGGCCGTGCGGGAATGGCAGGGGGACATCATTTTCCTGAGGAGGATCGACCCGGGGAGCGCAAGCAAATCCTACGGGATACAGGTAGCCCGCCTGGCGGGAATACCGGAGGACGTGGTCGCGCGCGCCCGAGATATTTTGAAAAACCTCGAATCCGCCGAGTATAATGAATACGGATTGCCGAACATCGCCGGCCCGGGAGCCATCGACGGGAAGGACGCAGCCCAGATGGTGCTGTTCGGCGGGCGGCGCACGCAGGAGGAAGAAGCCGTCCTCGAGGAAATCCGCAGGACGGACGCGGAGCGGACCTCCCCGCTGGACGCCCTTCTTCGGCTCGCGGAGTGGAAAGAGAGGATGCTGAAGGGAAAACGGTGAACCGTCCCCCGCGCTATTTCCGCTCGGCCGTTCTGGCCGCGGCGCTTCTCCTCCTTCCGTCAGTGTCGTCGTCCCTCGCAGCGCACGTCGTCGTTTCGGGCATCCGGTTCTGGACGAACGAGGAATACACCCGGGTCGCCGTTGACCTTGCCGACGAGGCGAAGTACGAAGCGAACTTCCTGCGTGCCGACCCCGCGCGGGGCCTTCCGCCGCGGATCTTCATCGACATAGAAGACGCCGACGTCCGCGAGGAGATCCTTCGGCGGCCGGTGCAGGTGCGCAACGGGCTGCTGAAGGTCGTACGCGCCGGCCGGTTCAGGAAGGGCGTCGTACGCGTGGTGATCGACCTGGAGAGGGAGAGCGGCTATCGGGTATTTTCGATGTCGGATCCCTTCAGGATCATCGTCGATATCAACGGAAGGCCGGACGGGGAATCCGCGCCTCCCGCGGATTCCGCAGCAGCGCCCCCCGGCGAGCCTCAGGCCCCCGCGGAACCTCCGGAGGCGAATCGGCCGGATCACCCGAAGGCGCGTTCCGCTTCGCCGCATCGCGGCAGGATCCGGGTAATGCTGGACCCGGGGCACGGAGGGAAGGACCCGGGGGCCGTCGGCCCAACGGGGCTTAAAGAAAAGGACGTCGTGCTGGCGATAGGCCGGATGGTCCGGGACAGGCTGGCCCGGGACGGAGCCTACGATGTCAGGATGACGAGAGACACCGACGTCTTCATCCCGCTGGAAGAGCGGACCGCTATGGCGAACGAAGCGAGGGCGGACATGTTCGTGTCCCTTCATATCAACGCGAGCCCGAACCGGAAGGCGGAGGGGATTTCCACCTATGTGCTGAGCCGGGCAAGCGACCGGCACTCGCTCGAACTTGCCGCGCGCGAGAACGGAGTCCCCGTCGCGAAACTTTCGGCGGTCAAGTTCATCATCGACGACCTGTCCACCTACGGGCGGAAGAAGGAATCGCTTCGGCTCGCAAAGACCGTCAACGACTCGATCGTGAAGAACGTGAACGGCCGGTTCGGCAGGGTGCACGACCTCGGGCTTAAGCAGGCGCCGTTCTATGTCCTCGTCGGCGCGCGCATGACGGCCGTCCTCGTCGAATCGTCGTTCATCACCAACAAGCGGGAAGAGGCCCGTCTTTGCGACCCCGAGTATCTCGCAACGATCGCCGACGGCGTGGTCGAGGCGGTCCGCTACTACGGGGAAAAGCGCACCCTGGCCCTCGCAGACCGGTGAGGAAACCGCCTTGTCCCTCCCTGCATACCCCGAAGATCCGTCCCGCGAAGACCTCTCCGACCGCGAGTATCTGGAATATTTGAAGGCCTTCCATTCGGAAACGCTCGCCGCTCTCGGGAAGGAGCAGCGCGAAGGCCTTTGCGAAGGTGACGACGCCTGCCGCCGCTATTCAGGCGCGATGGACGCCATCCTGAAGGGGCTGCACGACCGTTCCCGCCGCAGGTTCCTCGCCACCGCGCCCGACGTGAAATACCGGCTGTCGGCCGTGGCCGTAGGCGGCTACGGCCGGAGCGAACTATGCCCGAAGTCGGACATCGATCTTCTCTTCCTGCATCCATACAAGGTGGACCGCTACGTCGAGGCGATGACGGAGTGGATGCTCTATCCGCTATGGGACCTGGGGCTCGAGGTGGGGCACAGCGTCCGCAACGTGAAGGAAACGATGCGGATGGCGTCCATGGACGACTCCATCCGGACTGCGCTGCTGGACTACCGGTTCGTCGCCGGAAGCGAGGATTTTTTCCGCGACGCCGAACGGGAGCTGGAGAAATTCCTCTTCTACTCGGGGGCGGACAGGTTCATCGAGAAGAAGCTCGCGGAGATGCGGGCCCGCCACGCGAAATACGGATCGACCGTTTACGTACTCGAGCCGAACGTCAAGGAGGGCAGGGGAGGACTGCGCGACCTTCACACGGCGGTCTGGACGGCCCGCGTGAAGTACAAGTGCGGCAACCTCGTCGACCTGCGGAACAAGGGAGTTCTCTCGTCGCACACCATACGGGCAATCCGGCACGTGCTGTCCTGGCTGTTGAAGACACGCAACGGCCTCCACTACCTGACGGGGAAGAAGACCGACGTCCTGACGTTCGAGATCCAGGAGCAGATGGCCGATCTCTTCGGATACCGGACCCACGGCAAGCACTACGGCGTCGAGCGGTTCATGCGCGCCTACTACATGCACGCCCTCTCCTCCGCGCGCCTTGCGGACGAACTGCTGGAGGAGGTCGACCGGTTCATCTCGGAGGGCGGCAGGAGGCCGTTTCTTCCGTTCAGGCGGAAGACGGTGACGGGGGAGGGAATCCTCTACCGCGGGAAGCTCAGCCTGCGTGACAGCGCCTCCTTCCAGAGGGACCCGGTCGCCATTCTCGAGTTCTTCCGCACTATGCAGAAGACGCATTCCGAGCTTACCGTCCAGGCGAAGAAGAGGATACAGCAGGCCTTGCCGCTGGTCGGGCAGGAGTTCCGGGAAGATCCACGGGCGGGGCGGCTTTTCCTGGAAATCCTCGCCGACCCCCGCGGCCTCAGGGACTCGCTCCTGGCCATGAACGAATGCCGGTTCCTCGGCCGGTATTTCCCGGAATTCGCGCCGTTGTACAGCAAGGTGCAGCGCGACATCTACCACGTCTACACGGTGGACATCCATTCCATCCGCGCCGCCAGCGTCCTTTCCGAATTGGAAAACGCGGCCGCCCGTACGAAGGAGGAAGAGGAGCTTCTGGGGATCTACATGAATGTCCCGCGCCGGGACCTGCTGAACCTCGCGATCCTCATCCACGACATCGGGAAGGGAAAGGGACACGGACATTCGCAGATCGGTGCGGAGATAGCCGCCAGGATCGGACCTCGCATCGGGCTGAAAGAGAGCGAAACCGCGGACCTTGTCTTTCTCGTGGAGAACCACCTGCTGATGGCGCACACCTCCCAGCGCCGCGACCTGCACGACATCGAGCTCGTCCTGTGGTTCGCCGAAGCGGTCGGAAGCGCTTCCCGGCTGGACCAGCTCTATCTCCTCACCTATGCGGATCTTCGGGAGGTCGGCCCCGAGGTGTGGACCCAGTGGAAGGCAATGTTGCTCGGGGAGCTGTACGGCAAGGCGAAGAACGTCCTGGAGACCGGGAAGCTGAAGAGGGTTTACGAAGAGCGCCCCCTCCAGCGACGCGAGGAGGTGCGGGAGCTGCTGGCCGCCTTCCCGCGCACGGCCGTCGACAGGTTCCTGGCGCGGTTCGACGACAGGTACTTCCTGGGGACGCCCGACCGTTGCTTCGCCGAGCACCTTCGGCTCCTTTGCGGTTTCGACGGGACCTCCCCGAAGGTCGAAGCGGTGGACTACCCCGAATCCGGCTCCTCGGAGCTGATCATCGCCTGGAACGACCAGCGGGGGCTCTTCGCCAAGATCGCGGGGACGCTTTCGGCCAACGGGATCAACATCCTCAACGCATCCATCTCCACCTCCATCGACGGCGTCGCGCTGGACGTGTTCTACGTTACGTACATGGGGAAGAGCCTTGCGGGCGATCCCAAGAAGGATAGGCTCTTCCAGGACCTCGCCGCGGTCCTCAAGGGGGAAGCCACGGTGGAGCAGCTCCTTGCCGAGAGGAAAATCGCGCGGTTCGTGCGGGACAAGGTGGCGAAGTACCGCCCTACGCGTGTGTTGTTCGACAACTCGGTCTCCTCGCGCTACACTGTTGTGGATATATTCACGTATGACCGGCTCGGCCTTCTGTACGATATCACCCGCACCCTCACCGGGTTGGGGATAGACATAGCGCTGTCGAAGATTTCCACCAAGGCCGACCAGGTAGCCGATGTTTTCTACCTGACCGACCGGGGCATGGGAAAGATCGTGGACGAGGGACGCCTGGAAGAGATCCGGGCCTCACTCCTCGAAGCGATCGGGGAATGAAGGGGCAGGGATGAAAGTAGGCATCCTCTCCGACTCGCACGACAAGCGGGGAAGCGCTGCCGATGCGCTGGCGGTTTTCCTGCGGGAACATGCGGAAGCGGTCCTGCACCTCGGCGACGTCTGCTCACCGCCGGTGGTGGAGCCGTTCAGGAAGGCGGCCATGCCGTTCCACGGAGTCTTCGGGAACAACGACTACGACCGGTTCGGTCTTCAGACCGTCTCCGGTAACGGGTTCCATCGCGGGCCGCACGTGATCGAGCTCGCGGGGCGGAAAATCCTCATGGCGCACGCCTTCGACGACCTGCAGGGCGAGATGAACGAAAGGGGGAAATTCGACCTCGTCCTCTTCGGGCACACGCATCGCCCCCTTACGATGCGGATGGGGAGCGCGATAGTGATCAATCCGGGGGAGTCCTGCGGGTTCATGAGCGGAAGGGCCACCTGCGCGGTGATCGACCTTTCCACCATGGATGCGAGGATTCTGAATCTTGCGGAAGCCACGGCCGTCGCCGCCGGCGGTTTCGATCCCGGAACCCGAATCCGCAAATAGGGCCGTGGAGATAGATTCTCTCGTCGACGCCTACCTCATCGAGTTGAGGATGGGGAAAAGGCTCTCCCCGAACACGCTGGATGCATACGGACGCGATCTGCGCCGGTTCTCGTCGTTCCTTATCGAAAACTCCATTTCCATCGACGGATTCCGGAGGAGCCACTTCCTCGGTTTTCTTTCCGCCACGAACGTGTCCGCGCGCAGCGCCGCCCGCCTCGTTTCCTCCGTGCGTTCGTTTTTCAGGCACCTTGTGCGGGAGGGGAAGCTTTCCGCAAACCCGATCTCGGAAGTGCGCGCCCCGCGCATCGGCAGGCCGCTTCCGAAATACCTGACGGTGACGGAGGTGGGCAATCTGCTGGAGGCGCCCGACAGGAGCACTCCGGAGGGGATGCGGGACCGCGCGATGATCATGCTCATGTACGCCGCGGGCCTTCGAGCCTCCGAGGTGGTTTCCCTCGCCCTCCAGAACGTCGACACGAACGGAGGGTTCCTGCGCGTTATCGGGAAGCGCGGGAAGGAACGAGTCGTCCCGGTGGCGGACGCGGCGCTCGAGGCCCTGCGTGAATACGTGAAGGGATGGCGCCCGAAGTTCCTGAAAGGGAAGGCGACGAGCGCGCTGTTCCTCAGCCGCCTCGGACGGCAGATAACGCGCCAGACGCTTTGGAACCGGATCGGGCTTTGGGCGGGGGCGGCGGGGATACGCACAAGGATTTCACCTCACACGTTACGGCACTCTTTCGCCTCCCACCTGCTGGCGGGAGGAGCGGATCTGCGGGCCGTGCAGGCGATGCTCGGCCACGCGGACATCGCGACGACCCAGATCTACACGCACGTAACTTCCGAACGGTTGAAGGAAATCCACCGGAAGCACCACCCCCGCGGCTGAACGCCATAGACGCGCACGCGAACGCACGCGGGGAAGCCGAAAAAAAACACGAAATTCTTCGTTGCGATTCGTCCCCGACGGCGTTATAAAGGTATGCGAAACTCCGTGTATGCAGAATACAATGTTCGGCTCGTAAGAAAAATCCATACAGAAGGGGAATGCGTTATGGGATTCCTGTCGAGCAGCGTAGGCCGTAAGGTCGTGATGGCGGTCACCGGATTCTTCATGCTCTTCTTCGTCCTGGTGCACATGCTGGGAAACTCTTCGATCTTCATAGGTCCGGCGGCGCTCAATACGTACGCCGAAAAGCTTCACAGCCTGGGCCCGCTGGTGTGGATCTTCCGCGGGTTCATGGCCCTCATGCTCGTGTTGCACCTCTGGCTCGGGATCACGCTGACGCTGGAAAACAGCGCGGCGAACCCGTCGAAGTACGCCGTCAGCAAGAAGCTGAAGGCGACCTTCTCCAGCGAGACGATGATCTGGACGGGGGTCCTGCTCCTCTCCTTCCTCATCTATCATCTCCTTCAGTTCACGCTCCGCGTCACACCGGACATCCTTCCGGATGCCGTCGCGAGCAAGCCCGGCGACGTTTACAAGATGGTGGTCACCAGCTTCAGCATCACGCCGATCTCCATCGTCTACCTTGTCGCCATGTTCACGCTGTTCCTCCACCTGAGCCACGGGATACAGAGCCTCTTCCAGACCGTGGGATGCAGCAACGACAAGACGCTCCCGAAGTTAACCGCGATCGGCAAGCTGCTCAGCGTGCTTTTCCTGGTGGGGTACGGCGCCATCCCGGTACTCATCCTCGCCGGAATTTTGGCCAAATAGGGGGTCCACAGTGATACTCAACGGAAAGTGTCCGACAGGACCGGTCGAACAGTCATGGGACAAGGCCCGCTTCGACATGAAGCTGGTGAACCCGTCGAACAAGCGGAAGTACAAGATCCTCGTCGTCGGCACCGGGCTTGCCGGGGCCTCCGCCGCGGCGTCCCTGGGCGAGCTCGGGTACAACGTGGAAGCGTTCTGCTACCAGGACAGCCCTCGCCGGGCCCACAGCATCGCGGCACAGGGCGGGATCAACGCAGCCAAGAACTACCCGAACGACGGCGACAGCATCAAGCGGCTCTTCTACGACACCGTGAAGGGCGGCGATTTCCGGGCGCGCGAGTACGACGTATGGCGGCTCGCCCAGGTGAGCAACGAGATCATCGACCAGTGCGTTGCGCAGGGCGTTCCATTCGCACGGGACTACGCGGGCTACCTGGATAACCGCTCCTTCGGCGGCGCGCAGGTGTCCCGCACCTTCTACGCGCGGGGCCAGACCGGGCAGCAGCTCCTGCTGGGCGCCTACTCGGCCCTCTCCCGCCAGATCAAGCTGGGAACGGTGAAGATGTTCACCCGCACCGAACTGCTCGACATCGTGCTGGTCGACGGCGAGGCGAAGGGGATCACCTTGAGGGACCTCGTCACCGGCGAGATCAGGGTCCACACCGGCGACGCGGTCTGCCTCTGCACGGGCGGCTACGCGAACGTGTTCAATCTATCCACGAACGCTCGGGGATGCAGCGTCACGGCGATCTGGAAGGCGTACAAAAAAGGCGCCTTCTTCGCCAACCCCTGCTACACGCAGA
The DNA window shown above is from Deltaproteobacteria bacterium and carries:
- a CDS encoding N-acetylmuramoyl-L-alanine amidase, whose amino-acid sequence is MNRPPRYFRSAVLAAALLLLPSVSSSLAAHVVVSGIRFWTNEEYTRVAVDLADEAKYEANFLRADPARGLPPRIFIDIEDADVREEILRRPVQVRNGLLKVVRAGRFRKGVVRVVIDLERESGYRVFSMSDPFRIIVDINGRPDGESAPPADSAAAPPGEPQAPAEPPEANRPDHPKARSASPHRGRIRVMLDPGHGGKDPGAVGPTGLKEKDVVLAIGRMVRDRLARDGAYDVRMTRDTDVFIPLEERTAMANEARADMFVSLHINASPNRKAEGISTYVLSRASDRHSLELAARENGVPVAKLSAVKFIIDDLSTYGRKKESLRLAKTVNDSIVKNVNGRFGRVHDLGLKQAPFYVLVGARMTAVLVESSFITNKREEARLCDPEYLATIADGVVEAVRYYGEKRTLALADR
- the xerD gene encoding site-specific tyrosine recombinase XerD gives rise to the protein MEIDSLVDAYLIELRMGKRLSPNTLDAYGRDLRRFSSFLIENSISIDGFRRSHFLGFLSATNVSARSAARLVSSVRSFFRHLVREGKLSANPISEVRAPRIGRPLPKYLTVTEVGNLLEAPDRSTPEGMRDRAMIMLMYAAGLRASEVVSLALQNVDTNGGFLRVIGKRGKERVVPVADAALEALREYVKGWRPKFLKGKATSALFLSRLGRQITRQTLWNRIGLWAGAAGIRTRISPHTLRHSFASHLLAGGADLRAVQAMLGHADIATTQIYTHVTSERLKEIHRKHHPRG
- the glnD gene encoding [protein-PII] uridylyltransferase, translated to MSLPAYPEDPSREDLSDREYLEYLKAFHSETLAALGKEQREGLCEGDDACRRYSGAMDAILKGLHDRSRRRFLATAPDVKYRLSAVAVGGYGRSELCPKSDIDLLFLHPYKVDRYVEAMTEWMLYPLWDLGLEVGHSVRNVKETMRMASMDDSIRTALLDYRFVAGSEDFFRDAERELEKFLFYSGADRFIEKKLAEMRARHAKYGSTVYVLEPNVKEGRGGLRDLHTAVWTARVKYKCGNLVDLRNKGVLSSHTIRAIRHVLSWLLKTRNGLHYLTGKKTDVLTFEIQEQMADLFGYRTHGKHYGVERFMRAYYMHALSSARLADELLEEVDRFISEGGRRPFLPFRRKTVTGEGILYRGKLSLRDSASFQRDPVAILEFFRTMQKTHSELTVQAKKRIQQALPLVGQEFREDPRAGRLFLEILADPRGLRDSLLAMNECRFLGRYFPEFAPLYSKVQRDIYHVYTVDIHSIRAASVLSELENAAARTKEEEELLGIYMNVPRRDLLNLAILIHDIGKGKGHGHSQIGAEIAARIGPRIGLKESETADLVFLVENHLLMAHTSQRRDLHDIELVLWFAEAVGSASRLDQLYLLTYADLREVGPEVWTQWKAMLLGELYGKAKNVLETGKLKRVYEERPLQRREEVRELLAAFPRTAVDRFLARFDDRYFLGTPDRCFAEHLRLLCGFDGTSPKVEAVDYPESGSSELIIAWNDQRGLFAKIAGTLSANGINILNASISTSIDGVALDVFYVTYMGKSLAGDPKKDRLFQDLAAVLKGEATVEQLLAERKIARFVRDKVAKYRPTRVLFDNSVSSRYTVVDIFTYDRLGLLYDITRTLTGLGIDIALSKISTKADQVADVFYLTDRGMGKIVDEGRLEEIRASLLEAIGE
- a CDS encoding metallophosphoesterase, whose protein sequence is MKVGILSDSHDKRGSAADALAVFLREHAEAVLHLGDVCSPPVVEPFRKAAMPFHGVFGNNDYDRFGLQTVSGNGFHRGPHVIELAGRKILMAHAFDDLQGEMNERGKFDLVLFGHTHRPLTMRMGSAIVINPGESCGFMSGRATCAVIDLSTMDARILNLAEATAVAAGGFDPGTRIRK
- a CDS encoding succinate dehydrogenase cytochrome b subunit yields the protein MGFLSSSVGRKVVMAVTGFFMLFFVLVHMLGNSSIFIGPAALNTYAEKLHSLGPLVWIFRGFMALMLVLHLWLGITLTLENSAANPSKYAVSKKLKATFSSETMIWTGVLLLSFLIYHLLQFTLRVTPDILPDAVASKPGDVYKMVVTSFSITPISIVYLVAMFTLFLHLSHGIQSLFQTVGCSNDKTLPKLTAIGKLLSVLFLVGYGAIPVLILAGILAK
- the mutS gene encoding DNA mismatch repair protein MutS; the protein is MSTQLTPAMRQYVEIKSRYRDCILFFRMGDFYEMFFEDAIKAARLLDIALTSRDRESNIPMCGVPWHARNAYLSRLIRQGCKVAICEQIEEPGGKGLFRREVTEVVTPGLVFHDECLDARGNNFLAAVRFVPPYAYAALDATTGEFFHEACDTAEGLADALFRLSPAESVSLEGEGDPAQGRFRRLLEGKLHSMLSPAAVEAFSATEPEGMPAPGHPARGVVRAALYYLHLHQPAALGEITRIEEREGRRYLSMDETAVRTLEIFSTMSGERRGSLLWAVDRTRTPMGARLLRAWLAMPLVDPVKIGERHDAVSELAQSHDVRREIGNLLSGMADLARLASRLAQDRSGPRDIAALADALNLLPGVRGRLAAAGSRLLVRAREGVGDHSAAAGRIGAALRDDPPAAFREGGIFREGFDSRVDELVHLLTHGKNMLAEMEERERQRSGISNLKIRHNRIFGYYIEISKANLDRVPPEYIRRQTLVNAERFVTPELKDFEARTLRAEEERNAREEELFLALREELKGHLPGIVKAAEAVAEIDVLLSFADLAVAEGYSRPVVNDGLDIVIGNGRHPVVERILGRHAFVPNDCRLSPEGCQMSVITGPNMAGKSTFIRQVALIALLAHAGSFVPAENAEIGVVDRIYTRIGASDDISRGESTFMVEMRETSRILSGLTPRTLVVLDEVGRGTSTFDGLSIAWAVAEHLHDSPHRPKVLFATHFHELTDIVQTASRARNFHVAVREWQGDIIFLRRIDPGSASKSYGIQVARLAGIPEDVVARARDILKNLESAEYNEYGLPNIAGPGAIDGKDAAQMVLFGGRRTQEEEAVLEEIRRTDAERTSPLDALLRLAEWKERMLKGKR